The genomic interval GAGCCAGGTAAATgcatgtggtgtttctgagcccACAGtaaacctacaaaataaaatgagcaacatgaaagcggctttgcgcaacaagcaccgccaccaacaggtgtggtaatcctgccattagcacctgtaatggtggggacTACCTTCATTAATGCtgtgttggggcgttaacctggctcatgcagaccgctaatccattttttttcaccattagtacaaacggcccgttttcCGAGTTGCTTCAGTGTGTCTCTAATGAAACTGTGCTTTATTTTTGCAGGATGTGCAGGAGTCCGCTACGCCCACACAGACATCAGGGTGCCAGACTTCTCAGACTACAGGCGCCCTGAAGTTCTGGACCCTAACAAGTCTTCCCAGGAAAGCAGTGAGTCCAGAAGAACCTTCTCCTACCTGGTCACAGGGGCCAGCACAGTAGTGGGTGTGTACGCTGCCAAGACAGTGGTCTCACAGTTTGTGTCCTCCATGAGCGCCTCGGCCGACGTCCTGGCTCTGTCCAAGATTGAGATAAAGCTGAGCGACATCCCAGAGGGCAAGAACATGACCTTCAAGTGGAGGGGCAAGCCGCTGTTCGTCCGCCACCGCACCGAAAAGGAGATTGCCGCGGAGGAAGCCGTCAACCTGGCGGAGCTGCGAGACCCTGAGCACGACAAAGACCGCGTCCTCAACCCCCGCTGGATCATCGTGCTTGGAGTGTGCACACACTTGGGCTGTGTACCAATCGCCAACGCTGGAGACTAC from Notolabrus celidotus isolate fNotCel1 chromosome 3, fNotCel1.pri, whole genome shotgun sequence carries:
- the LOC117810363 gene encoding cytochrome b-c1 complex subunit Rieske, mitochondrial, with protein sequence MMSLAARSGAFSPYMQATAFTVAGPLKALVPGVVVKEEKILLDTKKKFLCRETMSGQSPKTGPSVSVSINGCAGVRYAHTDIRVPDFSDYRRPEVLDPNKSSQESSESRRTFSYLVTGASTVVGVYAAKTVVSQFVSSMSASADVLALSKIEIKLSDIPEGKNMTFKWRGKPLFVRHRTEKEIAAEEAVNLAELRDPEHDKDRVLNPRWIIVLGVCTHLGCVPIANAGDYGGYYCPCHGSHYDASGRIRKGPAPLNLEVPFYEFPDEESVVVG